Within Hyla sarda isolate aHylSar1 chromosome 7, aHylSar1.hap1, whole genome shotgun sequence, the genomic segment atatgaggtatgtgcttacacgagagaaattgggctacaaatataagtatatattttctccttttctcccttgttaaaaaaaaattgggtctacaagaacatgcaagtgtaaaaaaatgaagattgtgaattttctccttcactttgctgctattcctgtgaaacacctaaagggtaaaaacgctgactgaatgtcattttgaatactttggggggtgcagtttttataatggggtcatttgtggggtatttctaagatgaagacccttcaaatccacttcaaacctgaactggtccctgaaaaatagtgagtttgaaaatgttgtgaaaaattggaaaattgatgctgaactttgaagccctctggtgtcttccaaaaacatgtcaattttatgatgcaaacataaagtagacattgtatatgtgaatcaaaaattttttatttggaaaatccattttccttacaagaagagagcttcaaagttagaaaaatgctaaattttcaaatttttcatcaaattttgggatctttttaccacaaaatgttaccactaagttaaagtagaatatgtcatgaaaaaacaatctcggaattagaatgataactaaaagcattccagagttattaatgtttaaagtgaccgtggtcagattttcaaaaaatgctctggtcctaaggtgtaaaatggctgggtccttaaggggttaaaggccatcttccattcatctccttccCGAATTTTGATGAGATTGTACGCTCCTCGCAGATCAagtttggagaagaccttggcatccCGCAGGCAATCAAAGAGCTCAGAAATCAGCAAGGGGTACTGATTCTTGATAGTGATCTTGTTAAGTCCccagtaatcaatacaaggatggagagacccatccttcttttctacaaagaagaatcctgcaaaGGTAGGGAAGGAGGACTTCTGGATGAAGCCCTTCTGGAGATTCTCCCTAATGTACCGTCCGTACCGTCCCTATGACTACTTGATTGACCTTCTGCCAGGAGCTTTGCCTCCTCAGCAAAGAATCTACCCCTTTTCTGTTCACAAAACGCAAGCCATGACTCAATAGTCATGGCTTGCGTTTTGTGAACAGAAAAGGGGTAGATTCTTTGCTGAGGAGGCAAAGCTCCTGGCAGAAGGTCAATCAAGTAGTCATAGGGACGGTACGGAGGAAGACTTTCAGCCTGTTTTTCACAGAAGACGTCTGCAAAGTCCTGGTATGGAACAGGCAACCCCAGCATAGATGGAGGTAGAGAATACTTAGGATGAGGTGACGCCAGACAGCGGTTTTGGCAGACAGGTCCCCAGCGAATGACTTCAGCAGTTTGCAAGTCAAGAACTGGGGTGTgacgttgaagccagggaagactGAGGAGAAGCTCCAAAGTACATTGAGGAAGGACATAGAACTCGATCTTCTCTTTGTGTAAAGCAACCACTTGCAACAAATGTGGTTCAGTGCGGAAGTGCACCGCATAGTTCAAGCATTCACAGTTGATGGAGGAAATGTATAAAAGGCTTGATGAGCCATGTAACTGGAAGATGGTGCTTTGGGACCAGAGAAGTGTTAATAAAATTTCATGCAGAACCAGAATCCAGGAAGGCAGAGGCATGGAACAAAGCTCCTGCAGAGGTGAATAATAGAACTGGCATAGTCAGTCGAGGAGAGggagaattcacacctagagacacctctcccacgtgccctaggtgcgTGCATTTCCTGAACGTGGTAGCCGTAGAGGACAATTTCTGAGGAAATGTTCCATGCAGGCAAAATACAGGCAGTATACAGTTCTCGTCACGTCGGCAGGACTTCTCTTGCTGGGACAAGTGGGCAcggtccacctgcatagcctctttgTCAGGAGGCAACGTAGGTGGATGAGGTGGCCGCTGGAACACTGGCGCCAATCGGGGAAAACGACGTGTATGAACTTGTTAAAATTCTTGGcgaagttcctcctgcctctcggcaaaatgcACTGAGCTGCTGCATAATTACGGATAGCCGATTCAGCTGTTGCGCTTGTTACTCAATCTGCAGAGATTGTTGTACCACTATGGCATAAAGATCAGCGACTTCTGCAGAggcaccttggcgggatccatggctggatcttactgtatcAGCTGGATCTGCCGTACCTGAGTGAGCCgcgccagggagtggagtctaaggagccAATGGTTGTCACCAGAGCCCATCACAAGCTACACACGACTCATCCACAAAGGCAGAGGtgatgcgtggcacagaaggatgaGACGTACACAGAGTCGGGGACAGGcaggtaggtcagggcaggtggcaaggaacAGTGGTCAGGAAATGTAGCATGAGAACTGGTACACGGAATAGCTGATacaacagggaacgctttctctaaggcaacaaggcacaaagatctggcagggaacaggAGGAAGTGCGGGGTTAAATAGGGCCAGatcctgacaagcaccaatcaatggtgcactggcccttttaatTTCTGAGAAACGGCGCATGTGTGCCCTAGTGGGCGGGTAGGCGCGTGCCAGCTAGAAAATCGAATGGAGGAAGCGGGAAGACGGCGGGGCAGGTGAGAAGCCGCTTTCGCATCGCATCATGCGAAGTGCAGTACAGTCCATGCAGGGAGTCGGGCAGGGAGAGCGCCCACGGCCAGCGCCGCTACTCGCAACAATGATAAGAGGTTAAGGTATCTTCAGTTTATACATACTAAGATGTTGACTACCTGGGTTAGGTGATGAGAATAATATGagttatcagtggtcttcaacctgcggacctccagatgttgcaaaactacatctcccagcatgcccggaaagccattggctgtccaggcatgctgggagttatagttttgaaacctccggaggtccacaggttgaagaccactgcggcctttgtcatcatccagcccccccttttgttttttactcacctcccctcggcgggaagttagggtgagctggtccgggccatctatgctgcagggaccgtctggtggggatggttagtcgttgcgggctttcCATTTTAAAAGGGCCCCCCCCTTTGAAAATGgaaagcccgcaacgactaacctcttctccgcgcttcgggcccggcctagtgacgctgccttgacgacgacgcacagggacgttgcgcatgaacgtccctgtgcgtcgtcgtcaaggtaaCGTCACTACTCTGCGGCCGGGCCCAAAgctcggagaagaggccccccggtgaaaatggacagcccgcaacgactaaccatccccaccggacggtccctgcagcatagatggcccggaccagctcaccctaacttctcacctaggggagtacaaaacaaaaggggggggggctggatgatgacgaaggccgcagtggtccgcagcttgaagaccactgatgaagggattgacaggtgaaaATAGTACAAAAAGAGGGGGGGCTCACCAAATCATAACATGGGTGCTACTGCTCAGTAAGCAAAAAACTTTCTATACAAGGGTAAGAattactgtaaagagtgcacaccacaaggtcaatattcatatatataactAATTTTATTAGGTATCACATAAAGAATGCAGAAAAGACAAACAGGgctaaaatcacttaaaaagCTCTAAATCAAGCAACCTCTACAAcctgggagaggggccatgaacccccttctcaccaaagtCCGGTCCCTCTGTAATAAGATATAATGGCTCAAGTAGTGGTGCAAACTGAAAAAATTATGCACATGCAACATTAATCTCTTCACCAAATCGAATAAACTTAACACCAAATGATATGAAATAAGCAATGTGCAaagggaaaataataataaattcataTCACCAGTGCATAGCGACCACAGAGCAAAGGAGCCGAAATAGTGAATGGCGGGACGGGGGCCctaagccccacgcgttccgtcaccgtttgtgacttcctcaggggtgttgtagtcCACCTGCCCTTAGGGTCTTATATATCAGCATAATAAACTAAGTAATACCTGTCAGGTGAGTACGTCAAGGGTCAGTCACGCTGTGTGTAGTGGAGCCGGCGTGGACTTCCGCCTCCGCCATCCACTTCCGCTATACGTGCGTCACGAGAAGTACAAATCATGTGACCACCTAGTGGTCACATGATCTCTTCTCCTTAATGTTAGCTGTCATGCGCGGTAATGCCGCACCCGGCAGTAAGTGCGTCACACGTGACCAGTCGGTCACGTGAggcgtcatgtgatcacatgttgtTAAAAACTTTATTATACCTTAGCGCAGGACACCAGGTAAGTACATCACAATGTAATTAACACAATTTAGACTCAATAATGAAAACTGTAATATACATGCATGATAATGGTCAATGAACGAGCCCGTCACATGATGTAGATATTATATATAGAATAGATAATtaggaataaaaaatatataaataatatatgaaaaatattaagtaaataataaataagaattgctaaatatatatacatatgtgtatacatatttgtaaaaaaataaatatgaagaaataatgaaaaaatatatatgtgtaataaatcaaataataataatgaggataaaaataaatgtaaagcatatatatacacaagtatgaataatgaaattttttttatatatataatgaataaataaaaaataaaataaaaatataaaaacaataaataaataaaaaaaataataaaaaataataataaataaataagcaaaaataagataaaaaataaaatataaagaagaaatacataaataatgaaaaataaggaATAGaaaatttatattatttattattaatagataagtgaataaataaagaaaaagtgaatagatgtatataaacatgtatgtatgtgcgtatatacacacacgcgcacacacgtgTGATCAGTAGTGTGAAGTAAGTGCAAGAGTATCAAAATAATTCATACTGATGCTAAATCtaatcaaaataataataataattattaaattaataataataataataaactgtgTATACGTGTATTGTTATATATAATATGGATATTTTGATCCAAGGACTGAGTGCATGATTGATAAATATTATTTTAATGTTATCTATATATGCTTGACTACGATTATGTAATAAAGTATGACAAaagaatatatacatatgtatgtgtatgtgtatagacacattcacacacatatatattggtATATGTGCAAAGTGAGTAAATGAGTAaataatataattaattaaaataaattatcaATGTTATTTCTATCAAGTCCCAATCATGGTCATAATTAATATCAAACATGTGAAGGTGTTCGTCCAATATCGCATCCCAAAATGCATGTAGTAAACACAGTTTCCATAAATTatcaataattaaatatatatatctcaacgatAAGGTGAAGTCACCATTGATGTTTCATACCTGGCATCTCATGCAGATAAGGGATGATCCAGTATCCCCTTAATCTAAGCAGCGTGTATAACCCTCAAGAGCCTCCTGACTAGGCCCATATACTCAAATCAACAAATATTAGGATACTATACATAACATTAATATTCTAAATTTAATGATTATCCAGACTGGGCAAGTGGCGTCCTCTTCTTTTTAAATAAGTAAAGTCCAAGGTCTCCATAACGGAGTCCATATCCATGGATTTTATTGTAGTGTGTATAGGGGGATGGCTACAAAGAAAGTCCATCAACCCCTTAATTGTCCATATTAGGTAGGTTAATGTCTTCCACATACCAAAAAGGTTAAAGAAAACTCCATCCAGTCTCATAACAAAAGAATGTTTCATCCTAGGGGGGACTAGCAGCAATCAGTAGGGCCCAAATCCAGGCTAAAGGATCCATTATCCATGAGCATCAAGCTATTGCGAGTACATCCAAATATTCTCATTTTTATCATCTTCCTAAATTTCACATCACACCCGACATTTGAGACTCGGCAAGCGTTCGAACAACAGGAGGTAAGTacaataactcaggatcagcataATCTGGAAAGGTATAACAATGacattagtgtagtacacctaATTAGTCCAACAGGATGCGCCCAAGCCTAAACCTGCACACCTAGTGTGAGTATgtgaggtgtgtgtatgtatgtgtgcatttgCCCCCTATGTGCGATGAAGTGACTGTTGTGCTGATGAAAATGTGCAATCTAGACAGTTGGAGGTGAAAAATATGTGCTTGTAAATACGCGATTGAGTCATGTGTGTGATGTGAAACCCAAGCCCCACACAGGGACATGCTACCCTCCCTGACAACGAACAATCTATCCGTTGGATTTGTGCGTGAGTGTGCGTGAAAATGCACACCCACACCCATACCACGTAATTGGATGTGTGGACACACACATACCACAAAATTACCGAAGTATCTACAACTTCTCACTCACCCAAGAAGCCAGTAAACAGTAGGTCCTAATTCATACCCAAGGGAGACACTGTTCCCAATTCAAAAAGCCATTTGGATTCTACTTGCAGCAGTCTTTGGGTAATGGGTCCTCCTCTCATATTTGTCGTAACTCTTTCCAGGCCGACAACCTGTAAGCCATGTGAACGTCCTCCATGATGTTCTAAAAAGTGGTTTGCCACGGTTGTCAGGGTTTTGAATCTGTCTTTATCCAGACGAGTCAATGCTATGGTGGATAGATGCTTCTGTATTCTTTTTCTAAGCTGTTGTCCTGTTTGCCCAACATACAATTTACCACAAGGGCAAATTATAGTATATATGACCTGTGATGTTTTACAATTAATGTAACTTTTTAGTTGGTATCTTTTTCCATTTCGTGGATTGGTAAATTCCTGCTTGGGTGTCATAAATTGACAAGCAGTACAATCTCCACACGGGTATGATCCATGATGTTTGAAACCCTGGCCTAAAGATCTTTTGGGTCTCTGAAAGTGGCTCCTTGTTAATAAATCCCTCAAATTTGGCGCTCGTCTTGAGACCAACATTGGTCTATCAGGTACCACATTTCTAACCTGGTTATCTGATAACAAAATGTTCCAGTTCTCACCCAATATTCTCCTGATGTCCTGCCACTGGTTGTTATATGTGGCCACAAATCTTAAAGTGTTGTCCTCTAGTCTCTCTGGAGTCCCATCAAGAAGTGATCTTCTTTCCATGCCATTAGCCCTCTGATAGGCCTGGGATATAATACTTCTCGGGTATCCCCTCTTTTTGAATCTGTTAGTAAGGCCCAAAGCCTGTGTTTTGAAGTCTTGGGGTTGGCTGCAGTTCCTTTTCACACGCAGAAATTGTCCAGTAGGGATCCCCCTTAAGGTATGTCTAGGATGAAATGAGGAGTAATGCAGCAAACTGTTGGTAGCTGTTCTTTTCCGGAATAAATTGGTCTCTAGATGCCCATTGCTCACCTCTATTCAAAGATCCAGAAATTCCACTGTCCAAGGGGAGATGGTATGCGTCAGTCTTACATTAGCGTTGTTCTGATTGAGAAAAGAAATAAATTCCAAACATTCTTCCTGTGTACCTGTCCATAAAAACAAAATATCATCTATAAATCTAAACCATTTGAGTACATGATGAAAGTTGGGCGATGGGTACACGTGTGTCCCCTCCCACCAACCCATAGGAGGGGGCACAACGTGCACCCATCGCCGTGCCTGTTATCTGTAAGAAAAATTTGTTGTCAAAGGTAAAGAAATTATGATGTAAAACAAAATCCAAAAGTGTAATCAGAAAAGAATCAAAACTGTATATCCCGATTTACCTGTTGCTCCAAGTAGTATGTAATAGCACGGATGCCATCTTGGTGTCTAATATTGGAGTACAGTGATTCTACGTCACATGTGACTAATAATGTTCCTTTCGGAATTTGTATATTCTTGATAATTTGCATCAGATGTAGAGAATCTCTCAAATACGAGGGTAGTGCTGTTACCAGGGGCTGCAAAGAGAAATCGATTTAGGTGGTAGCTCTCTCACATAGACTTCCTATCCCTGAAATGATCGGTCTTCCAGGTGGATTCTCCCTATTTTTATGTACTTTAGGGAGCATATAGAATGTTGTGATACGGGGCTCTTTTACCTGCAGGTATTCTAGTTCCTTTTTGGATATTACTCCGTGTTCCAAGGCTGAGTCAAAGATATGTATGAACTTCCGCTGAAAATAATCCGTTGGGTCTGATGGTAGTTGTTGATAATAATTCCGATCATTCAATTGTCTCAATGCCTCACAGATGTATTTTTCTAGAGGCCACAAAACAACGTTTCCGCCTTTGTCAGCTTCCTTAATCAGGAAGTCCTTGTTGTTCTTCAGGTCATTTATTGCTTGCTGTTCCTCCCTGGTCAGATTCCTCCCTGAAATACAATTATTGGGTAGTTTACGTACTGCTTCCATGATCGTCTGGAAGATCACCTGGACAGTAGGGAACAGAGAGAAAGAGGGAGCTGTTCTGGAAGGTTTGATACAGGGACAGCGGCTTCCGGATTGCGTACCTGTTTGATACTCTTCCAGAAGATCCATGAGGTCACGCAGTACTTCTCGATCATCTCGTTCCAGACTTGACAACATCATAGGCTTATCATGTAATAGCTTCAATATTATCTTTCTGCAAAACAAATATGCATccaggattgacaggtggtgatgatgaaggggggggggggggggatgatgacgaaggccgcagtggtctttaacctgcggacctccagaggtttcaaaactacaactcccagcatgcctggacagccaatggctgtccgggcatgctgggagttgtagttttgcaacatctggaggtccacaggttgaagaccactgatgaagggattgacaggcggagagttcactcgagtataaggcgaggggggcgttttcagcacgaaaactcggcttatactcgagtatatacggtagcaagATTCTCTAAATCattcatttttcaaagagtggaggtatgaggagattactattTTTGcctgcaatttatgaaactcattgcgcttaattgataaatttagcacatctgcgcataatttagaagtcagcaaaaggggtaaactgcttctaccatacacaaataatgatacatgtcctccaatgtgtatgtgtgtatgttccaacatcacgcccaaaccgctaaagatattaacatgaaacttagcacacgttactaatatgtcaacaacaaacataggagtgATTTAAccgttaactacccccatttgggagggtcggggtttttgtttaaagtcccattcaagtctatgggaaatatatgttactgcataatttccgtattgctggagatatttcaataatacctggtacacatattacttatatgtcaaattaaaaagatatgataggtaaattaacccatacctacacccttatataaaagacgggtttttgtttcaagtcccatgcaagtatatgggacttccagtaccttactacacaagctccgttctgcatcttctggtgaatgtgtcagtcaagcttgcaagccacaccacatctcacaaagacatgcccacattttaagccccaccccttttatctactctttttgtgcattggtctggcttgcaaattaagcccagtcccacaaattttcccttctattttcagcttacaatatcttcatcaaaaatcagtcccacctgaggacaggatatgaggatgggacctaaggacggaatatgaggtcgggaaatgaggatgggatatgaggttgggatatgaggtcgggataggaggacgggatatgaggttgagataggaggatgggaaattaggttgagataggaggtcgggataggaggttgagatatgaggtcggaatataaggacaggatgggatatcaggatgggataggaggtcaggataggaggtagagatatgagatcgggataggaggtcgagatatgaggtcgggatatgaggacaggatatgaggttgagatataatgACAGAATttaaagatgggatatg encodes:
- the LOC130282653 gene encoding uncharacterized protein LOC130282653 isoform X3, whose product is MLPPPLSLLVLALSLGLSWHSVSFLLSYFVYKNQEESDGRPLEGGVGRLERKIILKLLHDKPMMLSSLERDDREVLRDLMDLLEEYQTGRNLTREEQQAINDLKNNKDFLIKEADKGGNVVLWPLEKYICEALRQLNDRNYYQQLPSDPTDYFQRKFIHIFDSALEHGVISKKELEYLQPLVTALPSYLRDSLHLMQIIKNIQIPKGTLLVTCDVESLYSNIRHQDGIRAITYYLEQQDIIYV
- the LOC130282653 gene encoding uncharacterized protein LOC130282653 isoform X1 translates to MLPPPLSLLVLALSLGLSWHSVSFLLSYFVYKNQEESDGRPLEGGVGRLERKIILKLLHDKPMMLSSLERDDREVLRDLMDLLEEYQTGRNLTREEQQAINDLKNNKDFLIKEADKGGNVVLWPLEKYICEALRQLNDRNYYQQLPSDPTDYFQRKFIHIFDSALEHGVISKKELEYLQPLVTALPSYLRDSLHLMQIIKNIQIPKGTLLVTCDVESLYSNIRHQDGIRAITYYLEQQPTPASLDVLSDVLQVLHLSMFHFADLSSNYKVPLVATDDPVNPVRSVAERCPWRGFTAFIISQ
- the LOC130282653 gene encoding uncharacterized protein LOC130282653 isoform X2, producing the protein MLPPPLSLLVLALSLGLSWHSVSFLLSYFVYKNQEESDGRPLEGGVGRLERKIILKLLHDKPMMLSSLERDDREVLRDLMDLLEEYQTGRNLTREEQQAINDLKNNKDFLIKEADKGGNVVLWPLEKYICEALRQLNDRNYYQQLPSDPTDYFQRKFIHIFDSALEHGVISKKELEYLQPLVTALPSYLRDSLHLMQIIKNIQIPKGTLLVTCDVESLYSNIRHQDGIRAITYYLEQQVHRKNVWNLFLFSIRTTLM